A genomic stretch from Haloarchaeobius amylolyticus includes:
- the aspS gene encoding aspartate--tRNA(Asn) ligase, with amino-acid sequence MENRTYTADVEPGTSATVAGWVHETRDLGGIAFVIVRDKTGKLQVKLEKDEMDEELVETGLDAARESVVKVTGDVKEEPRAPTGFELVPESFEVVAPADPQLPLDPSGKVDAELPTRLDNRTLDLRKPDVKAVFEIRSEVLRAVREHFRDVGCTEINTPKIVATGTEGGTELFPISYFGEEAFMNQSPQLFKQLMAGSGLEKVFEIGPIFRAEEHNTPRHLNEATSIDFEGAFHDHNDAMDVVEGVVKAAYEAVSENCQEELELLGLEDEFDLPEGDFPRLTYEEAIERVNATGELDEMLVYGDDLSTEAERALGEDVGEHYFITNWPSEIKPFYIKDLDDDPETSTGFDLMHPRMELVSGGQREHRYDHLVEGFEQQGLNPDEFEYYTKMFKYGMPPHAGWGLGGERLIMTMLGLDNIREAVLFPRDRQRLSP; translated from the coding sequence ATGGAGAACAGAACGTACACCGCGGACGTGGAACCCGGCACCTCGGCGACCGTCGCCGGCTGGGTCCACGAGACCCGCGACCTCGGTGGTATCGCGTTCGTCATCGTCCGAGACAAGACAGGCAAGCTCCAGGTCAAACTGGAGAAGGACGAGATGGACGAGGAACTCGTCGAGACCGGCCTCGACGCCGCCCGCGAATCCGTCGTCAAGGTCACCGGCGACGTGAAGGAGGAACCGCGCGCGCCGACCGGCTTCGAACTCGTTCCCGAGTCGTTCGAGGTCGTCGCGCCCGCCGACCCGCAGCTCCCGCTCGACCCATCCGGCAAGGTCGACGCCGAGCTCCCGACCCGCCTCGACAACCGCACCCTCGACCTCCGCAAGCCCGACGTGAAGGCCGTCTTCGAGATCCGCTCGGAGGTCCTGCGCGCGGTCCGCGAGCACTTCCGCGACGTCGGCTGCACGGAGATCAACACGCCGAAGATCGTCGCCACCGGCACCGAGGGCGGCACCGAACTCTTCCCCATCTCGTACTTCGGCGAGGAGGCGTTCATGAACCAGTCGCCACAGCTGTTCAAGCAGCTCATGGCCGGCTCCGGGCTGGAGAAGGTCTTCGAGATCGGCCCCATCTTCCGCGCCGAGGAACACAACACGCCCCGTCACCTGAACGAGGCGACCTCCATCGACTTCGAGGGCGCGTTCCACGACCACAACGACGCGATGGACGTCGTCGAGGGCGTCGTGAAGGCCGCCTACGAGGCCGTCTCCGAGAACTGCCAGGAGGAGCTCGAACTCCTCGGTCTCGAGGACGAGTTCGACCTGCCCGAGGGCGACTTCCCGCGGCTCACCTACGAGGAGGCCATCGAGCGCGTCAACGCGACCGGCGAACTCGACGAGATGCTCGTCTACGGCGACGACCTCTCCACCGAGGCCGAGCGCGCGCTCGGCGAGGACGTCGGCGAGCACTACTTCATCACGAACTGGCCCAGCGAGATCAAGCCGTTCTACATCAAGGACCTCGACGACGACCCCGAGACCTCGACCGGCTTCGACCTCATGCACCCGCGCATGGAGCTCGTCTCCGGCGGCCAGCGCGAGCACCGCTACGACCACCTCGTCGAGGGCTTCGAGCAGCAGGGCCTGAACCCCGACGAGTTCGAGTACTACACCAAGATGTTCAAGTACGGCATGCCGCCCCACGCCGGCTGGGGCCTCGGTGGCGAGCGTCTCATCATGACGATGCTCGGGCTCGACAACATCCGGGAGGCTGTGCTGTTCCCGCGAGACCGCCAGCGTCTGAGCCCGTAA
- a CDS encoding DNA topoisomerase I, which yields MELIITEKDNAARRIADILSGESASAERENGVNVYKWGGKRCVGLSGHVVGVDFPPEYNDWRDVEPHELIDASIQKTPTKENIVATLRLLSRKADRVTIATDYDREGELIGKEAYELVREVNDDVPIDRVRFSSITQREVTEAFDNPDDLDFDLAAAGEARQIIDLVWGAALTRYLSLAARQLGDDFISVGRVQSPTLKLIVDREREIEAFDPEDYWELFADLGKDDEEFEAQYYYLDEDGNEAERVWDEATAESVYEELQEASTATVSDVDRRTRTDTPPAPFNTTQFIRAASSLGYSAKRAMSIAEDLYTAGYITYPRTDNTVYPDDLDPEELLDDFVGHSELGESAEDLLDLEDIEPTRGENETTDHPPIHPTGEIPVRGSDVDDDEWEVYELVVRRFYATCAEPAKWEHLKVVADIGEHTLKANGKRLVDPGYHAVYPYYNTSENHVPDVSVGEDLAIGEVRFEAKQTQPPRRYGQSRLIETMEKMGIGTKATRHETLEKLYDRGYVESDPPRPTQLAKAVVEAAENYADHIVSEDMTAQLEKDMDRIASGEVSLEDVTDESREMLEQVFAELRDSREEIGDHLQKSLKADKQLGPCPESGHQLLVRRSRRGSYFVGCDGYPDCEFTLPLPSTGKPLIMDETCEEHEMHEVKMLAGRQTFVHGCPMCKADAAGEGPAVGPCPECHEEHDGELRVKTLRNGSRLVGCSRYPDCDYSVPLPRRGNVVVIEDEVCDEHGAFSIHVEYEDSDRDPWELGCPICNYREYQARESDSGTGLEALEGIGAKTAEKLKEAGIESVDDLKEADPDEVAGAVQGVSADRVRGWQANA from the coding sequence ATGGAGCTGATAATCACGGAGAAGGACAACGCGGCACGACGCATCGCCGACATCCTGAGCGGCGAGTCCGCCAGCGCCGAGCGCGAGAACGGCGTGAACGTCTACAAGTGGGGCGGCAAGCGCTGCGTCGGCCTGTCGGGCCACGTCGTCGGCGTGGACTTCCCGCCAGAGTACAACGACTGGCGCGACGTGGAGCCACACGAGCTCATCGACGCGAGCATCCAGAAGACGCCGACGAAGGAGAACATCGTCGCGACGCTGCGCCTGCTCTCGCGCAAGGCCGACCGCGTCACCATCGCGACAGACTACGACCGCGAGGGCGAACTCATCGGGAAGGAGGCGTACGAACTCGTCCGCGAGGTGAACGACGACGTGCCCATCGACCGGGTGCGCTTCTCCTCCATCACCCAGCGCGAGGTCACGGAGGCGTTCGACAACCCGGACGACCTCGACTTCGACCTCGCGGCGGCGGGCGAGGCCCGCCAGATCATCGACCTCGTGTGGGGGGCGGCACTCACCAGGTACCTCTCGCTGGCCGCCCGCCAGCTCGGTGACGACTTCATCTCGGTCGGGCGCGTCCAGTCCCCGACGCTGAAGCTCATCGTCGACCGCGAGCGCGAGATCGAGGCGTTCGACCCCGAGGACTACTGGGAGCTGTTCGCCGACCTCGGGAAGGACGACGAGGAGTTCGAGGCGCAGTACTACTACCTCGACGAGGACGGCAACGAGGCCGAGCGCGTCTGGGACGAGGCGACGGCGGAGTCGGTGTACGAGGAACTGCAGGAGGCCAGCACCGCCACCGTCTCCGACGTGGACCGGCGCACCCGGACCGACACGCCCCCGGCGCCGTTCAACACCACGCAGTTCATCCGCGCGGCCAGTTCGCTTGGCTACTCGGCCAAGCGCGCCATGAGCATCGCTGAGGACCTCTACACCGCCGGCTACATCACCTACCCGCGGACGGACAACACGGTGTACCCGGACGACCTCGACCCCGAGGAACTGCTCGACGACTTCGTCGGGCACTCCGAACTGGGCGAGTCCGCCGAGGACCTGCTCGACCTCGAAGACATCGAGCCGACCCGCGGCGAGAACGAGACGACCGACCACCCGCCCATCCACCCGACCGGCGAGATTCCGGTCCGCGGCAGCGACGTGGACGACGACGAGTGGGAGGTGTACGAACTCGTGGTCCGGCGCTTCTACGCGACCTGTGCCGAGCCCGCGAAGTGGGAGCACCTCAAGGTCGTCGCCGACATCGGCGAGCACACCCTGAAGGCCAACGGGAAGCGCCTCGTCGACCCCGGCTACCACGCCGTCTACCCGTACTACAACACCTCCGAGAACCACGTCCCCGACGTGTCCGTCGGCGAGGACCTCGCCATCGGCGAGGTTCGGTTCGAGGCCAAGCAGACCCAGCCGCCGCGGCGCTACGGCCAGTCGCGGCTCATCGAGACGATGGAGAAGATGGGCATCGGGACGAAGGCGACCCGCCACGAGACCCTGGAGAAACTGTACGACCGGGGCTACGTCGAGAGCGACCCGCCGCGGCCGACCCAGCTCGCGAAGGCCGTCGTCGAGGCCGCCGAGAACTACGCCGACCACATCGTCAGCGAGGACATGACGGCCCAGCTGGAGAAGGACATGGACCGCATCGCCTCCGGCGAGGTCTCGCTGGAGGACGTGACCGACGAGTCCCGCGAGATGCTCGAACAGGTGTTCGCCGAGTTGCGCGACTCCCGCGAGGAGATCGGCGACCACCTCCAGAAGAGCCTGAAGGCCGACAAGCAACTCGGCCCCTGCCCGGAGTCCGGCCACCAGCTGCTGGTCCGGCGCTCCCGGCGCGGCTCGTACTTCGTCGGCTGTGACGGCTACCCCGACTGCGAGTTCACGCTCCCGCTGCCCTCGACGGGCAAGCCGCTCATCATGGACGAGACCTGCGAGGAGCACGAGATGCACGAGGTGAAGATGCTCGCGGGCCGCCAGACGTTCGTCCACGGCTGCCCGATGTGCAAGGCCGACGCCGCGGGCGAGGGCCCCGCCGTCGGGCCGTGTCCCGAATGCCACGAGGAGCACGATGGCGAACTGCGCGTGAAGACCCTGCGGAACGGCTCGCGACTCGTCGGCTGTTCGCGCTACCCCGACTGCGACTACTCCGTGCCCCTGCCCCGGCGCGGCAACGTCGTCGTCATCGAGGACGAGGTGTGTGACGAACACGGCGCGTTCTCCATCCACGTGGAGTACGAGGACTCGGACCGCGACCCGTGGGAACTCGGCTGTCCCATCTGCAACTACCGCGAGTACCAGGCCAGAGAGAGCGACTCGGGGACCGGCCTCGAGGCGCTGGAAGGCATCGGCGCGAAGACCGCCGAGAAGCTCAAGGAGGCCGGTATCGAGAGCGTCGACGACCTGAAAGAGGCCGACCCAGACGAGGTCGCCGGGGCGGTCCAGGGCGTCAGCGCCGACCGGGTGCGCGGCTGGCAGGCGAACGCCTAG
- a CDS encoding phosphoglycerol geranylgeranyltransferase, protein MSRPWDDWNHILKLDPDKELPDGVTYEDVCATGTDAIEIGGTLGMTEEKVAEVIEACAEHDVPLYQEPSMPNVVVDSDHLDGYLVPTVFNAGDVFWVTGAHKEWLRIDDFDWEKTTTEAYIVLNDEASVAEYTEAECDLQADDVAAYAEIAERMFGQEIIYIEYSGMLGDTEKVAAAQDAVDEATVFYGGGIHDYESANTMAEHADVVVVGDLVHDEGIEAVEATVRGANDA, encoded by the coding sequence ATGAGCCGACCGTGGGACGACTGGAACCACATCCTGAAACTCGACCCCGACAAGGAGCTCCCCGACGGGGTCACCTACGAAGACGTGTGTGCGACGGGCACCGACGCCATCGAGATCGGCGGAACCCTCGGCATGACCGAGGAGAAGGTCGCCGAGGTCATCGAGGCCTGCGCCGAGCACGACGTGCCGCTGTACCAGGAGCCGAGCATGCCGAACGTGGTCGTCGACTCCGACCACCTCGACGGCTACCTCGTCCCGACCGTGTTCAACGCCGGCGACGTGTTCTGGGTCACCGGCGCGCACAAGGAGTGGCTCCGCATCGACGACTTCGACTGGGAGAAGACGACGACGGAGGCCTACATCGTCCTCAACGACGAGGCCAGCGTCGCCGAGTACACCGAGGCCGAGTGCGACCTGCAGGCCGACGACGTGGCGGCCTACGCCGAGATTGCAGAACGCATGTTCGGCCAGGAGATCATCTACATCGAGTACTCCGGGATGCTCGGTGACACCGAGAAGGTCGCCGCGGCCCAGGACGCGGTCGACGAGGCGACCGTGTTCTACGGCGGCGGCATCCACGACTACGAGTCGGCCAACACGATGGCCGAACACGCCGACGTGGTCGTCGTCGGCGACCTCGTCCACGACGAGGGCATCGAGGCGGTCGAGGCGACGGTCCGCGGCGCGAACGACGCCTGA
- a CDS encoding Eco57I restriction-modification methylase domain-containing protein has translation MAPAPAAAARLRADALDAREHLPDGQAGDVALSRVLVCCFADARGRFPGALDWGDRDGLPDRLDAAWAAVEDRVPTDPLPLDAWPDAAALADAVAALRTVGDTDEPRDFAAIDPRHVGTVHEAVLADRRKAAGAYYTPLPVVAYVVAETVGPLAEAVAAGERDLTDLAVLDPAMGCGRFLVGAVCELRDRLAGESGDDPQTLVDDLVANTVYGVDLDARAVDLAVLVCWLATDAGPAALASLRQHLAVGDSLVGAGPDGASTEPSADSRPPADSQPLDWPATFPDVLGPDGATGERGRFDAAIGNPPYVRSRHLPADLKTYLREHYSTVTGAFDLYIPFVERSGDLAAHVGLVVPNKWTTTRYGRPLRDQLLDRHRLTELVDLSSHDVFPDANVYPLVLRFAADAGPTETVTVARPAAEATITAAERVAVPRAVVDRLGDRVVPTDLSADAADLVARLSGAGDRLGDHATMTEGIHTGNVRERLLVDDPGPDTEPVVGGDAVTPYLVDWAGRYIRYDPGLVDEAAGEYADLREPALFEGEKLLVPDVSEGPEAGYDDHDRYVLNSCYVVRPRDGSPYSTWALLGLLNAGLVDWYFRQVYGGSHVSGGYLRCKPMFLGEVPLPAAPPPDAVDRLAALARQAHDARRARRDLEPALALSVDGALAGDDTDTLADLGAVAVATGPLGATTRTHDRLRIGRVAVEQTDEGVVILATARYRPDEQDPATDLAPDSWGYVETDLRPAVRLACDDRLGALVGAVVSQAVAGEGSPAGFRREASKTNSLTDRLLAVRVPDPAAVADELDSYRETTQEAAELAATIRETDARIDEVVASLFGLSVEESEIVARAAEED, from the coding sequence ATGGCTCCTGCGCCCGCTGCTGCCGCCCGACTGCGAGCGGACGCACTCGACGCGCGGGAGCACCTGCCGGACGGACAGGCCGGCGACGTGGCACTCTCGCGCGTCCTCGTCTGTTGCTTCGCCGACGCGAGGGGCCGATTCCCCGGCGCTCTCGACTGGGGGGACCGCGACGGTCTGCCGGACCGCCTCGACGCCGCCTGGGCCGCCGTCGAGGACCGGGTCCCGACCGACCCGCTCCCACTCGACGCGTGGCCCGATGCGGCCGCACTCGCCGACGCCGTGGCGGCCCTCCGGACCGTCGGCGACACCGACGAGCCCCGGGACTTCGCGGCCATCGACCCGCGACACGTCGGCACGGTCCACGAGGCGGTCCTGGCCGACCGGCGCAAGGCCGCCGGCGCGTACTACACCCCGCTCCCGGTGGTCGCCTACGTGGTCGCCGAGACGGTCGGCCCCCTCGCCGAGGCGGTCGCGGCGGGCGAACGCGACCTGACCGACCTCGCGGTGCTGGACCCCGCGATGGGCTGTGGCCGCTTCCTCGTCGGCGCGGTCTGCGAGTTGCGGGACCGGCTGGCTGGCGAGTCTGGCGACGACCCGCAGACCCTCGTCGACGACCTCGTCGCGAACACCGTCTACGGCGTCGACCTCGACGCCAGGGCGGTCGACCTCGCGGTGCTGGTCTGCTGGCTCGCGACCGACGCCGGCCCGGCCGCCCTCGCCAGCCTCCGCCAGCACCTCGCCGTCGGCGACTCGCTCGTCGGCGCCGGCCCCGACGGCGCGTCCACCGAGCCATCGGCCGACAGCCGACCACCAGCCGACAGCCAGCCCCTCGACTGGCCAGCCACGTTCCCGGACGTGCTCGGGCCGGACGGGGCGACCGGCGAGCGCGGCCGGTTCGACGCCGCCATCGGGAACCCGCCCTACGTCCGCAGCCGGCACCTCCCGGCCGACCTGAAGACGTACCTCCGCGAGCACTACAGCACCGTCACCGGCGCGTTCGACCTCTACATCCCGTTCGTCGAGCGCTCGGGCGACCTCGCCGCGCACGTCGGGCTCGTCGTCCCGAACAAGTGGACGACCACCCGGTACGGCCGGCCCCTGCGCGACCAGTTGCTCGACCGCCACCGGCTCACCGAACTCGTGGACCTCTCCTCGCACGACGTGTTCCCCGACGCCAACGTCTACCCCCTCGTCCTGCGGTTCGCGGCCGACGCGGGCCCGACCGAGACCGTCACGGTCGCCCGGCCGGCGGCCGAGGCGACCATCACCGCCGCCGAGCGCGTGGCTGTCCCCAGAGCCGTCGTGGACCGCCTCGGCGACCGGGTGGTCCCGACCGACCTCTCCGCGGACGCCGCCGACCTCGTCGCCCGGCTCTCGGGGGCCGGCGACCGTCTCGGCGACCACGCGACGATGACGGAGGGCATCCACACCGGGAACGTCCGCGAGCGACTGCTCGTCGACGACCCCGGCCCCGACACCGAACCGGTCGTCGGCGGGGACGCCGTCACGCCCTACCTCGTGGACTGGGCCGGGCGCTACATCCGGTACGACCCGGGGCTCGTGGACGAGGCCGCGGGGGAGTACGCCGACCTCCGCGAGCCGGCCCTCTTCGAGGGCGAGAAACTGCTCGTCCCGGACGTGAGCGAGGGACCCGAGGCAGGCTACGACGACCACGACCGCTACGTCCTGAACTCCTGTTACGTCGTCCGGCCCCGCGATGGCTCGCCGTACTCGACCTGGGCGCTGCTCGGCCTCCTGAACGCGGGGCTCGTGGACTGGTACTTCCGGCAGGTCTACGGCGGCAGCCACGTCAGCGGCGGCTACCTCCGGTGCAAGCCCATGTTCCTCGGCGAGGTGCCACTCCCGGCGGCGCCGCCACCCGACGCCGTCGACCGACTCGCCGCGCTGGCCCGGCAGGCACACGACGCCCGGCGAGCGCGCCGCGACCTCGAGCCCGCGCTGGCGCTCTCGGTCGACGGCGCCCTCGCGGGAGACGACACCGACACACTCGCAGACCTCGGTGCGGTCGCGGTGGCGACCGGCCCGCTCGGGGCCACCACGCGCACCCACGACCGGCTTCGCATCGGCCGGGTCGCGGTCGAGCAGACCGACGAGGGCGTGGTGATCCTGGCGACGGCGCGGTACCGCCCCGACGAGCAGGACCCGGCGACCGACCTCGCACCCGACAGCTGGGGGTACGTCGAGACCGACCTGCGCCCCGCGGTCCGGCTGGCGTGTGACGACCGCCTCGGCGCGCTCGTCGGCGCGGTCGTCTCGCAGGCGGTCGCGGGCGAGGGGAGCCCGGCCGGGTTCCGCCGCGAGGCCAGCAAGACGAACTCGCTCACGGACCGGCTGCTCGCGGTCCGGGTGCCCGACCCGGCCGCGGTCGCCGACGAACTCGACTCCTATCGCGAGACGACGCAGGAGGCCGCAGAGCTGGCGGCGACGATACGCGAGACCGACGCGAGAATCGACGAGGTGGTCGCGTCGCTGTTCGGGCTGTCGGTCGAGGAGAGTGAAATCGTCGCGCGGGCTGCCGAGGAGGACTAG
- a CDS encoding pantoate kinase codes for MTDEARAFVPGHITGFFSAHPNADDPTKAGSRGGGLTLTDGVEVTVRPSSDPTVRLNGEVTEVDSVLTVLRTLDAGATVEAETPLPLGAGFGVSGAMALGTALATNQVFDRQLSENELVTIAHGAEVQAGTGLGDVVAQARGGIPLRLEPGGPQHNLLDGIPARARVEYLNIGQLSTAEVLSGDTEQLSEAGKQALSRVVKEPTLASFIFASRRFAREADLLTPDVRDVIEEVIDAGGQASMAMLGETVFALGSGLTDAGYDASVCATHPAGAMLK; via the coding sequence ATGACCGACGAGGCGCGTGCTTTCGTCCCCGGGCACATCACGGGGTTCTTCAGCGCGCATCCGAACGCGGACGACCCGACGAAGGCGGGCTCCCGGGGTGGGGGGCTCACGCTCACCGACGGCGTCGAGGTGACGGTCCGACCGAGCAGCGACCCGACGGTGCGGCTGAACGGCGAGGTCACCGAGGTCGACTCGGTGCTGACGGTGCTCCGGACGCTCGACGCCGGGGCGACCGTCGAGGCCGAGACGCCGCTACCCCTCGGCGCCGGCTTCGGCGTCTCCGGCGCGATGGCGCTCGGGACCGCGCTGGCGACGAACCAGGTGTTCGACCGGCAGCTCTCGGAGAACGAACTGGTGACCATCGCCCACGGCGCGGAGGTGCAGGCCGGGACCGGCCTCGGCGACGTGGTCGCGCAGGCTCGCGGGGGTATCCCCCTCCGGCTGGAGCCGGGCGGCCCGCAGCACAACCTGCTCGACGGGATTCCGGCGCGCGCCCGGGTCGAGTACCTCAACATCGGCCAGCTCTCGACCGCCGAGGTGCTCTCGGGCGACACGGAACAGCTCTCGGAGGCGGGCAAGCAGGCACTCTCGCGCGTCGTCAAGGAGCCGACGCTGGCGAGTTTCATCTTCGCGTCGCGCCGGTTCGCCCGCGAGGCGGACCTGCTCACCCCCGACGTCAGGGACGTCATCGAGGAGGTCATCGACGCGGGCGGCCAGGCGTCGATGGCGATGCTCGGCGAGACGGTGTTCGCACTCGGCAGTGGTCTGACCGACGCCGGCTACGACGCCTCGGTGTGTGCGACCCACCCGGCCGGCGCGATGCTGAAGTGA
- a CDS encoding response regulator has protein sequence MPTGRQRPIRVCHVDDDEGFLELTRRTLTREYDHVTVEPTTDPEAALDVLDDVDCVVSDYRMPTMDGLALFAAVRERDPDLPFVMFTGKGSEDVASEAISAGVTDYVRKDASPDRFDLLVNRVEKVVEAAERERALREERERFQALFDNIPEPTVAYELREDDEPYVTDVNPAFERVFGHSTAAIRGESLDDFVVPQDRTDEAANLNQQVARGEPLDAEVTRLTADGERQFLLRDVPNRHENGVRFGYAIYTDITEQREREEALERSRERLERQNERLEAFAGVVSHDLRNPLSVATSHADLLAETGEVERIEHVREALARMDELVQDLLALAQHGTAVQQLALCDLESLAVRAWASVETPDAELEVEGDCAIRADEGRAQQLLENLFRNAVEHGSTGRQMESDDAVEHGGPRASGGAGDAVEHESADEGWEQAGDQPLLTVRVGCFEGEDGFFVADDGQGIPADCRETVLDHGHSSQPDGSGFGLAIVESIADAHDWTVTVTESAAGGACIEVRGVDVVQRG, from the coding sequence ATGCCGACCGGGAGGCAGCGCCCGATCAGGGTCTGCCACGTCGACGACGACGAGGGGTTTCTCGAACTCACCAGACGGACGCTCACCCGCGAGTACGACCACGTCACCGTCGAGCCGACCACGGACCCCGAGGCTGCTCTCGACGTGCTGGACGACGTGGACTGCGTCGTCAGCGACTACCGGATGCCGACGATGGACGGCCTCGCCCTGTTCGCGGCGGTCCGTGAGCGCGACCCGGACCTCCCGTTCGTGATGTTCACCGGGAAGGGCTCGGAGGACGTGGCGAGCGAGGCCATCTCGGCGGGCGTCACCGACTACGTCCGCAAGGACGCCAGCCCGGACCGGTTCGACCTCCTCGTGAACCGCGTCGAGAAGGTCGTCGAGGCGGCCGAGCGCGAGCGCGCCCTGCGCGAGGAGCGCGAGCGCTTCCAGGCGCTGTTCGACAACATCCCGGAGCCGACGGTCGCCTACGAACTCCGCGAGGACGACGAACCGTACGTGACCGACGTGAACCCGGCGTTCGAGCGAGTGTTCGGGCACTCGACAGCGGCTATCCGCGGCGAGTCCCTCGACGACTTCGTCGTCCCCCAGGACAGGACCGACGAGGCCGCCAACCTGAACCAGCAGGTCGCTCGTGGGGAGCCACTCGACGCCGAGGTCACCCGGCTGACCGCCGACGGGGAGCGCCAGTTCCTCCTGCGAGACGTACCGAACCGCCACGAGAACGGCGTCCGGTTCGGGTACGCCATCTACACCGACATCACGGAACAGCGCGAGCGCGAGGAAGCCCTGGAGCGCAGTCGCGAACGCCTCGAACGCCAGAACGAGCGCCTGGAGGCGTTCGCGGGCGTGGTGAGCCACGACCTGCGGAACCCCCTGTCGGTCGCGACCAGTCACGCCGACCTGCTCGCGGAGACGGGCGAGGTCGAGCGCATCGAGCACGTCCGGGAGGCGCTCGCCCGGATGGACGAACTCGTCCAGGACCTGCTCGCGCTGGCCCAGCACGGGACCGCGGTGCAACAGCTGGCCCTGTGCGACCTCGAGTCGCTGGCGGTCCGGGCGTGGGCGAGCGTCGAGACGCCGGACGCGGAACTCGAGGTCGAGGGCGACTGTGCCATCCGGGCCGACGAGGGGCGGGCACAGCAGTTGCTGGAGAACCTGTTCCGCAACGCTGTCGAGCACGGCTCGACAGGCCGTCAGATGGAATCTGACGACGCCGTGGAACATGGCGGTCCACGAGCCTCCGGCGGAGCCGGAGACGCTGTCGAGCACGAATCGGCCGATGAAGGATGGGAGCAGGCCGGGGACCAGCCCCTCCTGACCGTCCGCGTCGGCTGTTTCGAGGGCGAGGACGGCTTCTTCGTGGCCGACGACGGCCAGGGCATCCCGGCGGACTGCCGGGAGACGGTGCTCGACCACGGCCACTCCTCACAGCCCGACGGCTCCGGGTTCGGGCTGGCCATCGTGGAGTCCATCGCGGACGCCCACGACTGGACCGTCACGGTGACCGAGAGCGCGGCCGGCGGGGCGTGCATCGAGGTCCGCGGGGTCGACGTGGTCCAGCGAGGGTGA
- a CDS encoding helix-turn-helix domain-containing protein produces the protein MTVSVEFAVEASSLGLGDTLRRFPDAVLEVDQVGRTDRGTVELDFWVRNVDVADFRAALADDGSVGKQTHVCDHDRWALLSVTLTDAVLVSLYDLLLDLDGQLLSATCRDAQWRARFRFPDREDMATFEAHLSDSAVSASVEAVASGPCEQHVTRRVTLSDDQREALRVALAAGYFSVPREANLGDVAEELGISGQAASERLRRGLSELVDRQVGEDPRNH, from the coding sequence ATGACTGTCAGTGTCGAGTTCGCCGTCGAAGCGAGTTCGCTGGGCCTCGGGGACACCCTGCGGCGCTTCCCGGACGCGGTGCTGGAGGTCGACCAGGTGGGACGGACCGACCGGGGGACCGTCGAACTCGACTTCTGGGTCCGGAACGTCGACGTCGCCGACTTCCGGGCGGCACTGGCCGACGACGGCTCCGTCGGCAAGCAGACGCACGTCTGTGACCACGACCGGTGGGCACTCCTCTCGGTCACGCTCACCGACGCGGTCCTCGTCTCGCTGTACGACCTGCTACTGGACCTCGACGGCCAGTTGCTCTCGGCGACGTGTCGCGACGCGCAATGGCGGGCCCGGTTCCGGTTCCCCGACCGCGAGGACATGGCGACCTTCGAGGCACACCTCTCCGACAGCGCGGTCTCGGCGTCGGTCGAGGCCGTCGCCAGCGGGCCGTGCGAGCAGCACGTGACCAGACGGGTGACGCTGAGCGACGACCAGCGGGAGGCCCTCCGGGTCGCACTGGCGGCCGGGTACTTCTCGGTTCCACGGGAAGCGAACCTCGGCGACGTGGCTGAGGAACTCGGTATCTCCGGGCAGGCCGCCTCGGAGCGTCTGCGCCGTGGCCTGTCCGAACTCGTCGACCGACAGGTCGGCGAGGACCCGCGGAACCACTGA